The proteins below are encoded in one region of Paralysiella testudinis:
- a CDS encoding DUF2322 family protein — protein MNFQETLATLPEIGHLNGLNICSEDGDIVHHIPAAPGKLGSLRVYYTLAQRYHDKLDSIAAYYGLSLFAEHTADARQHPGKHPNIDLLIAVIDGNLHYRLLPLEDDI, from the coding sequence ATGAATTTCCAAGAAACCCTGGCCACTTTGCCCGAAATCGGCCATTTGAACGGCCTGAATATTTGCAGCGAAGACGGTGATATTGTCCACCATATTCCCGCCGCCCCCGGCAAACTCGGCTCTTTGCGCGTGTATTACACCTTGGCGCAGCGCTACCACGACAAACTGGACAGCATCGCCGCCTATTACGGCTTATCACTGTTTGCCGAACACACCGCTGATGCACGCCAGCATCCGGGCAAACACCCCAATATCGATTTGCTGATTGCGGTGATTGACGGCAATTTGCACTACCGCTTGCTACCGCTGGAAGACGATATTTAA
- a CDS encoding CobW family GTP-binding protein produces the protein MPANAVSKTRVHLFSGFLGVGKTTALKSLMAQKDPAEKWVIIVNEFGEIGIDGAVLSDNGIPVAEIAGGCLCCVAGPQMAGTVAKMLRDNQPHRLMIEASGLAHAASVIDELKAKPLGDSLEVGAVFTVVDPRQFVNDDYAAQLLYKDQVGVADVLVASKTDLCDEATLHAFRQRAAKLFPPKALVAEVANAQLDIAWLETPVVSKSRYRIKALPDLDIGFQSQGFTFDAGLNFDGERLTHFFNELPQMCQGLVRAKGVFQVLGTWVWLNWVDGQWGANQVSWRRDSRFELIAQSFDADQIEARLQAALE, from the coding sequence ATGCCAGCAAACGCAGTAAGCAAAACCCGCGTACATTTGTTTTCCGGTTTTTTGGGCGTGGGCAAAACCACCGCGCTCAAAAGCCTGATGGCACAAAAAGACCCGGCGGAAAAATGGGTGATTATCGTCAACGAATTCGGTGAAATCGGCATCGACGGCGCTGTGCTCAGCGACAACGGCATTCCCGTGGCCGAAATCGCCGGCGGCTGCCTGTGCTGCGTGGCCGGACCGCAAATGGCAGGTACTGTAGCCAAAATGCTGCGCGACAACCAACCGCACCGGCTGATGATTGAAGCCAGCGGCCTCGCCCACGCCGCCAGCGTTATCGACGAACTCAAAGCCAAGCCCTTGGGTGACAGCTTGGAAGTGGGCGCCGTGTTCACCGTGGTCGACCCGCGCCAGTTTGTCAACGACGACTACGCCGCGCAGCTGCTCTACAAAGACCAAGTGGGCGTGGCCGATGTATTGGTGGCCAGCAAAACCGATTTGTGCGACGAAGCCACCTTGCACGCCTTTCGCCAACGCGCCGCCAAACTGTTTCCGCCCAAAGCACTGGTGGCCGAAGTGGCCAATGCCCAGCTCGACATCGCCTGGCTGGAAACCCCCGTGGTTAGCAAAAGCCGCTACCGCATCAAAGCCTTGCCGGATTTGGACATAGGCTTTCAGTCGCAAGGCTTCACCTTTGATGCCGGCTTGAACTTCGATGGCGAGCGCCTTACCCACTTTTTCAACGAACTGCCGCAAATGTGCCAAGGGCTGGTGCGCGCCAAAGGCGTGTTTCAAGTATTGGGTACCTGGGTATGGCTCAACTGGGTAGACGGCCAATGGGGCGCCAACCAAGTATCGTGGCGGCGCGACAGCCGTTTCGAGCTGATTGCCCAATCATTTGATGCCGACCAAATTGAAGCCCGCCTGCAAGCGGCATTGGAATAA
- a CDS encoding c-type cytochrome yields MNKTLLLAACLSAATAFAHADDIKARQQYMKEWGGATKKMAAIIKKSDAQSFPAAEFAALAAQIQQNANAPWQHYPAGSNGRGSDATAAVWAQPQQFQAAIQRFTQAANNLHTAAQTGRFDAVKAPFGQLGESCKACHKTFKD; encoded by the coding sequence ATGAACAAAACCTTGCTTTTGGCTGCCTGTTTGTCTGCCGCCACCGCCTTTGCCCACGCCGATGATATTAAGGCACGCCAGCAATATATGAAAGAGTGGGGCGGTGCCACCAAAAAAATGGCCGCCATCATCAAGAAAAGCGATGCGCAATCTTTTCCGGCCGCCGAATTTGCCGCTCTGGCTGCGCAAATTCAGCAAAATGCCAACGCGCCGTGGCAACATTATCCGGCGGGCAGCAACGGCAGAGGCTCCGATGCCACTGCCGCGGTGTGGGCGCAGCCGCAGCAGTTTCAGGCCGCCATCCAGCGCTTTACCCAAGCGGCGAACAATTTGCACACCGCCGCCCAAACCGGCCGCTTTGATGCAGTGAAAGCCCCGTTTGGCCAATTGGGTGAAAGCTGCAAAGCCTGCCACAAAACATTTAAAGATTAA
- the tpx gene encoding thiol peroxidase — MSTVTLAGNPINIGGHFPATGSQAADFSLTTGELGSAGNADYAGKRKILNIFPSVDTGVCAASVRRFNQDAGTLSNTVVLCISADLPFAQARFCGAEGLDNVVMLSTFRNPEFKQAYGVDIETGPLAGLCARAVVVLDENNRVLHSELVSEIKEEPDYAAALAVL, encoded by the coding sequence ATGAGCACCGTTACATTGGCAGGCAATCCCATCAATATCGGCGGCCATTTTCCCGCCACAGGCAGCCAAGCCGCCGATTTCAGCCTGACCACCGGCGAGCTGGGCAGTGCCGGTAATGCCGACTATGCCGGCAAGCGCAAAATTCTGAATATTTTCCCCAGCGTGGACACCGGCGTTTGCGCCGCTTCCGTGCGCCGTTTTAATCAGGATGCCGGCACGCTGAGCAACACCGTGGTATTGTGTATCTCTGCCGATTTGCCGTTTGCCCAAGCCCGTTTTTGCGGTGCCGAAGGCTTGGATAATGTGGTGATGTTGTCTACCTTTCGCAATCCCGAATTCAAACAAGCCTACGGCGTGGACATCGAAACCGGCCCCTTAGCCGGCCTGTGCGCCCGTGCCGTGGTGGTGTTGGACGAAAACAACCGCGTGCTGCACAGCGAGCTGGTGTCGGAAATCAAAGAGGAGCCGGATTACGCCGCCGCATTAGCGGTGCTGTAA
- the pnp gene encoding polyribonucleotide nucleotidyltransferase: MFNKHIKSFQYGDQTVTFETGEIARQASAAVKVSMGDTVVLVAVTAAKDVKAGQDFFPLTVDYLERTYAAGKIPGGFFKREGRQSEKEILTSRLIDRPIRPLFPAGFYHDIQIVAMVVSVDPEIDSDIPAMLGASAALVLSGVPFAGPIGAARVGYVNGEYVLNPTKTQLAESRLDLVVAGTEKAVLMVESEADVLPEDVMLGSVVFGHQHMQAAIAAINELADAVNPAVWDWQAAEENAELAAKVREIAGASVDAAFNIKQKQARTAMLDEAWAAVKAALINEDTDTLTANQIKSLFKQLESDVVRGQILDGQPRIDGRDTRTVRPINIQTGVLPRTHGSALFTRGETQALATATLGTARDAQIIDAISGEYTDRFMLHYNFPPYSTGEVGRMMGPKRREIGHGRLAKRALVAVLPSAEDFSYTMRVVSEITESNGSSSMASVCGGCLSLLSAGVPLKAHVAGIAMGLILEGNKFAVLTDILGDEDHLGDMDFKVAGTTEGITALQMDIKIQGITKEIMNVALDQAKEARLHILAQMKEVVDGPQALSAHAPRLFTMKINQDKIRDVIGKGGETIRALTAETGTEINIAEDGTITIAAVTEEAGNAAKQRIEQITAEVEVGKVYEGTVLKILDNNVGAIVSVMPGKDGLVHISQIAHERVKDVSDYLQVGQQVKVKALEVDDRGRVRLSIKALLERPQAEEKPAEGGNA; the protein is encoded by the coding sequence ATGTTTAATAAACACATCAAATCGTTCCAATACGGCGACCAAACCGTTACCTTTGAAACCGGCGAAATCGCCCGCCAGGCTTCGGCGGCAGTAAAAGTGTCGATGGGCGACACCGTGGTATTGGTGGCGGTAACTGCAGCCAAAGACGTTAAAGCCGGGCAAGACTTCTTCCCGCTCACCGTGGATTACTTGGAGCGCACTTATGCCGCAGGCAAAATCCCCGGCGGTTTCTTTAAGCGCGAAGGCCGCCAAAGTGAGAAAGAAATCCTCACCAGCCGCCTGATTGACCGCCCCATCCGCCCGCTGTTTCCGGCCGGTTTCTACCACGATATCCAAATCGTGGCCATGGTGGTGTCGGTAGACCCTGAAATCGATTCCGATATTCCCGCCATGTTGGGTGCTTCCGCTGCGCTGGTGCTCAGCGGCGTGCCGTTTGCCGGCCCCATTGGCGCGGCGCGCGTGGGCTATGTGAATGGCGAATATGTGCTCAATCCCACCAAAACCCAATTAGCCGAATCGCGTTTGGATTTAGTGGTGGCCGGTACCGAAAAAGCGGTGCTGATGGTGGAATCGGAAGCCGATGTGCTGCCTGAAGATGTGATGCTGGGCTCGGTGGTGTTTGGCCACCAGCACATGCAAGCGGCCATCGCGGCTATTAACGAGCTGGCCGATGCCGTTAACCCGGCAGTATGGGATTGGCAAGCGGCGGAAGAAAACGCCGAATTAGCCGCCAAAGTGCGCGAAATTGCCGGTGCCAGCGTGGATGCCGCTTTCAACATCAAGCAAAAACAAGCCCGCACCGCCATGCTCGACGAGGCTTGGGCGGCGGTAAAAGCGGCTTTGATTAACGAAGACACCGACACACTCACGGCTAACCAAATCAAAAGCCTATTTAAGCAATTGGAAAGCGATGTGGTGCGTGGCCAGATTTTGGACGGCCAGCCGCGTATTGATGGCCGCGACACCCGCACCGTGCGCCCCATCAACATCCAAACCGGCGTATTGCCGCGCACCCACGGCTCAGCCTTGTTTACCCGTGGCGAAACCCAAGCATTGGCCACCGCCACCTTGGGCACCGCCCGCGATGCGCAAATCATCGATGCCATTAGCGGTGAATACACCGACCGCTTTATGCTGCACTACAATTTCCCTCCATACTCTACCGGCGAAGTAGGCCGCATGATGGGCCCGAAACGCCGCGAAATCGGCCATGGCCGCTTGGCCAAACGCGCCTTGGTGGCGGTATTGCCCAGCGCCGAAGATTTCAGCTACACCATGCGCGTGGTGTCGGAAATCACCGAGTCTAATGGCTCTTCTTCCATGGCCTCCGTGTGCGGCGGCTGCTTGAGCCTGTTATCAGCCGGTGTGCCGCTTAAGGCTCATGTGGCCGGCATTGCCATGGGCTTGATTTTGGAAGGCAATAAATTTGCCGTACTCACCGACATTTTGGGCGACGAAGACCACTTGGGTGATATGGACTTCAAAGTGGCCGGTACCACCGAAGGCATCACTGCCTTGCAAATGGACATCAAAATCCAGGGCATCACCAAAGAAATCATGAATGTGGCCTTGGATCAAGCCAAAGAAGCCCGCCTGCACATCTTGGCGCAAATGAAAGAAGTGGTAGACGGCCCGCAAGCGCTGTCTGCCCACGCGCCGCGTTTGTTCACCATGAAAATCAACCAAGACAAAATCCGTGATGTGATTGGCAAAGGCGGCGAAACCATCCGTGCGCTCACCGCCGAAACCGGCACCGAAATCAACATTGCCGAAGACGGCACCATCACCATTGCCGCCGTTACCGAAGAAGCGGGCAATGCCGCCAAACAGCGCATTGAGCAAATCACCGCCGAAGTGGAAGTGGGCAAAGTCTACGAAGGCACCGTATTGAAGATTTTGGATAATAATGTGGGCGCGATTGTGTCGGTGATGCCGGGCAAAGACGGCTTGGTGCACATCAGCCAAATCGCCCACGAGCGCGTAAAAGACGTGAGCGATTACCTGCAAGTAGGCCAACAGGTTAAAGTGAAAGCACTGGAAGTAGACGACCGCGGCCGCGTACGCCTGTCGATCAAAGCCTTGCTGGAGCGCCCGCAAGCCGAAGAAAAACCGGCTGAAGGCGGCAACGCTTAA
- the truB gene encoding tRNA pseudouridine(55) synthase TruB codes for MTIAAPNPKLPKRRLNGVLLLDKPQGLSSNTALQQARRLFAAEKAGHTGVLDPLATGLLPVCFGEATKFAQYLLDADKAYAAMLKLGEATSTGDAEGEVVATARADMDLAEFQAACAALTGPIRQVPPMFSALKHEGKPLYEYARKGIVIERKARDITIYQIDITAFAPPAAQINVRCSKGTYIRTLSEDIAKHMGTLAHLTGLRRTATAGFDITQSHTLEDLAALSEAGRDALLLPCDVLVQHLPRLVLTPEQVKLLKFGQKPASAALAADTPWRAYGEQGEFVGLVAYLPQEGCLKAVRLMNTAADLS; via the coding sequence ATGACAATTGCCGCTCCCAACCCCAAACTGCCGAAGCGCCGTTTAAACGGCGTGCTACTGTTGGATAAGCCGCAAGGCCTGTCGAGCAACACCGCTTTGCAGCAAGCGCGGCGGCTGTTTGCCGCCGAAAAAGCCGGCCACACCGGCGTGCTCGACCCCTTGGCCACCGGGCTGTTGCCAGTGTGTTTTGGCGAAGCCACCAAATTTGCCCAATATTTGCTCGATGCCGACAAAGCCTACGCCGCCATGCTGAAGCTGGGCGAGGCCACCAGCACGGGCGATGCCGAAGGCGAAGTGGTGGCCACTGCGCGTGCCGATATGGATTTGGCCGAGTTTCAGGCAGCCTGTGCCGCGCTCACCGGCCCCATCCGCCAGGTGCCGCCAATGTTTTCCGCGCTCAAGCACGAAGGCAAGCCTTTATACGAATACGCGCGCAAAGGCATTGTGATTGAGCGCAAAGCGCGCGACATCACCATTTACCAAATTGACATCACTGCGTTTGCGCCGCCCGCCGCGCAAATCAACGTGCGTTGCAGCAAAGGCACGTATATCCGCACCCTTAGCGAAGACATCGCCAAACACATGGGCACGCTGGCACACTTAACCGGCTTGCGCCGCACTGCCACTGCCGGGTTTGACATCACCCAAAGCCATACGCTGGAAGACTTGGCGGCTTTGAGCGAAGCCGGGCGCGATGCCTTGTTGCTGCCGTGTGATGTGTTGGTGCAACACCTGCCGCGGCTGGTGTTAACGCCGGAGCAGGTTAAATTACTGAAATTCGGCCAAAAGCCGGCCAGCGCCGCCTTGGCTGCCGATACCCCTTGGCGCGCTTACGGCGAACAGGGCGAATTTGTGGGGCTGGTGGCGTATCTGCCGCAGGAAGGCTGCCTGAAAGCGGTGCGGCTGATGAATACGGCGGCGGATTTAAGTTAA
- a CDS encoding sulfite exporter TauE/SafE family protein, which yields MLDSVSLLSLLLIGFLGGGHCVGMCGGLASAFALQLPPHIGRIKLIVLLNLGRISSYVLIGVLLGAVGQVGVSLDQTRSLQYGLFVAANVLLLLLGLYLAGLSAWITRIEGIGKPVWRRLQPLLNRLLPIQSVPACVGVGMLWGWLPCGLVYSASLYALSSGSAWQGGLSMAAFGLGTLPNLLAMGLFASRLKGWLQRRSVRLVAGLSVALWALWQLYRLLSGGLH from the coding sequence ATGCTTGATTCTGTTTCCTTGTTGTCTTTGCTGCTGATCGGCTTTTTGGGCGGCGGCCATTGTGTGGGCATGTGCGGTGGTTTGGCCAGTGCGTTTGCCTTGCAGCTGCCGCCGCATATTGGCCGCATCAAGTTGATTGTGCTGTTGAATTTGGGGCGTATCAGCAGCTATGTGTTGATTGGGGTGCTGTTGGGTGCGGTGGGGCAGGTGGGCGTTTCCTTGGATCAAACCCGTTCGCTGCAATATGGGCTGTTTGTGGCGGCCAATGTGCTGTTGTTGTTGTTGGGCTTGTATTTGGCCGGTTTGTCGGCATGGATTACGCGCATAGAAGGCATCGGCAAGCCGGTATGGCGGCGCTTGCAGCCCTTGCTAAACCGTTTGCTGCCGATTCAAAGCGTGCCGGCTTGTGTGGGTGTGGGAATGCTTTGGGGCTGGTTGCCGTGTGGGCTGGTGTACAGCGCTTCTTTGTATGCTTTAAGCAGCGGCTCGGCGTGGCAGGGCGGTTTGAGTATGGCGGCGTTTGGGCTGGGCACGCTGCCCAATTTGCTGGCCATGGGCTTGTTTGCCAGCCGCTTGAAAGGCTGGCTGCAACGGCGTAGCGTGCGCTTGGTGGCGGGTTTGAGTGTGGCGCTGTGGGCGCTATGGCAGTTGTATCGTTTGTTGAGTGGTGGTTTACATTAA
- a CDS encoding SDR family oxidoreductase yields MAVLVTGASAGFGAAMCRRFVTAGYRVIGAARRAGKLAQLQQELGAAFYPLSMDVTDKASVDAALASLPPQWADIDLLVNNAGLALGLEAADKADYGDWETMIHTNVLGLTYLTRQILPQMVARGSGYIINMGSIAGTYPYPGGNVYGATKAFVRQFSLNLRADLAGTGIRVSNIEPGMCGGTEFSQVRFKGDEARVAALYADVAFLSGEDIANTALWLYQTPPHMNVNSIEIMPVAQSFSALPVRRQTS; encoded by the coding sequence ATGGCGGTTTTGGTTACCGGCGCTTCAGCTGGTTTTGGCGCGGCCATGTGTCGCCGTTTTGTTACCGCAGGCTATCGGGTAATCGGTGCCGCACGCCGCGCCGGCAAGCTGGCGCAATTGCAGCAAGAATTGGGGGCGGCATTTTATCCCTTAAGCATGGATGTGACCGACAAAGCCAGTGTGGATGCCGCGCTGGCCTCTTTACCGCCGCAATGGGCGGATATTGATTTGCTGGTTAACAACGCCGGTTTGGCGCTGGGGCTGGAGGCGGCCGATAAGGCCGATTACGGCGACTGGGAAACCATGATTCACACCAATGTATTGGGGCTTACTTATTTAACCCGCCAGATATTGCCGCAAATGGTGGCCCGCGGCAGCGGCTACATCATCAATATGGGCTCGATTGCAGGCACCTATCCATACCCCGGCGGCAATGTTTACGGCGCCACCAAAGCGTTTGTGCGCCAATTCAGCCTCAATTTGCGCGCCGACTTGGCCGGCACCGGCATACGCGTGAGCAATATCGAGCCGGGCATGTGCGGCGGCACCGAATTTTCGCAAGTGCGTTTTAAAGGTGACGAAGCCAGAGTGGCGGCACTGTATGCCGATGTGGCTTTTTTAAGCGGCGAAGACATCGCCAACACCGCGCTATGGCTCTACCAAACCCCGCCACACATGAATGTAAACAGCATTGAAATCATGCCGGTGGCGCAAAGTTTCAGCGCTTTGCCGGTACGCCGCCAAACCAGCTAA
- a CDS encoding c-type cytochrome, giving the protein MKPVSALLMLCAAIGLAACGGTPVEKGPNSEVRTAAFKKMMPDFTSMGKMVKDEEPYDVEKFKTAAASFDTLSKAPFEHFTSDGEGKDGDALPNIWTDAAKFKAEEDKFHAAVAVLNEKAQAGNLADIKVAYGDVGASCKACHDTFRRPK; this is encoded by the coding sequence ATGAAACCAGTTTCTGCATTATTGATGTTGTGTGCCGCCATCGGCTTGGCTGCTTGCGGCGGCACCCCGGTTGAAAAAGGCCCCAATTCCGAAGTACGCACGGCTGCGTTTAAGAAAATGATGCCCGACTTCACCAGCATGGGCAAAATGGTGAAAGACGAAGAACCCTACGACGTGGAAAAATTCAAAACTGCTGCCGCTTCTTTTGATACCTTGAGCAAAGCGCCGTTTGAACATTTCACGTCCGATGGCGAAGGCAAAGATGGTGATGCGCTGCCCAATATTTGGACTGATGCGGCCAAATTCAAAGCCGAAGAAGACAAATTCCACGCTGCCGTGGCGGTGTTGAACGAAAAAGCCCAAGCGGGCAACTTGGCGGACATTAAAGTGGCTTATGGCGATGTGGGTGCCAGCTGCAAAGCCTGTCACGATACTTTCCGCCGCCCGAAATAA
- a CDS encoding epoxyqueuosine reductase QueH — MTDHTKPAFERPILPTPDGQKKVLLHSCCAPCSGEVMEAMMASGIDFTIYFYNPNIHPQKEYEIRKNENIAFAQKHNIPFVDADYDMDNWFARAKGMEMDPERGRRCTMCFDMRFERTALYAYEHGFPVITSSLGISRWKNMQQINDCGVRAAAKYPGITYWEYNWRKGGGSARMIEISKREQFYQQEYCGCVYSLRDTNAHRRATGRQSIKMGVKFYGVDEEGRPDNSSTEPQT, encoded by the coding sequence ATGACCGACCATACCAAACCGGCGTTTGAACGCCCGATATTGCCCACGCCCGACGGCCAGAAAAAAGTGCTGCTGCATTCCTGCTGCGCGCCCTGTTCCGGCGAGGTGATGGAAGCCATGATGGCTTCGGGCATCGACTTCACTATTTATTTCTACAACCCCAATATCCACCCGCAAAAAGAATACGAAATCCGCAAAAACGAAAACATCGCCTTTGCGCAAAAACACAATATTCCGTTTGTAGACGCCGATTACGATATGGACAACTGGTTTGCCCGCGCCAAAGGCATGGAGATGGATCCGGAGCGCGGCCGCCGCTGTACCATGTGTTTCGATATGCGTTTTGAACGCACCGCCTTATATGCGTACGAGCACGGTTTTCCGGTGATTACCAGCTCGCTCGGCATTTCACGCTGGAAAAACATGCAGCAAATCAACGATTGCGGCGTGCGTGCGGCAGCCAAATACCCCGGCATCACCTATTGGGAATACAACTGGCGCAAAGGCGGCGGCAGCGCGCGCATGATTGAAATCAGCAAACGCGAGCAGTTTTACCAGCAAGAATACTGCGGCTGCGTGTATTCCCTGCGTGACACCAACGCCCACCGCCGCGCCACCGGCCGCCAATCGATCAAAATGGGGGTGAAGTTTTACGGCGTAGACGAAGAAGGCCGCCCCGACAACAGCAGCACCGAGCCGCAAACATAA
- a CDS encoding GNAT family N-acetyltransferase — protein sequence MPERNRVQPAELRPATAADYAVLAGWVDNQAVADLFAGAAYLHWPLMPESLPQALAMPQRQDWVLCDARGQMVTFDQHWHRCAGSVHIGRLIVDPAKRGQGFGRCLCQALMTQARADSGCRRVTLRVFRHNSVAVALYRSLGFVADETASSADLLLMAAT from the coding sequence CTGCCTGAAAGGAATCGTGTACAACCAGCCGAATTACGCCCGGCCACGGCGGCCGATTATGCGGTACTGGCCGGATGGGTGGACAACCAAGCCGTAGCCGATCTATTTGCCGGCGCTGCGTATTTGCATTGGCCGTTGATGCCCGAGTCTTTACCGCAAGCACTGGCAATGCCGCAGCGGCAAGATTGGGTGTTGTGTGATGCCCGCGGGCAGATGGTGACTTTCGACCAGCATTGGCACCGCTGCGCGGGCAGCGTGCATATTGGCCGCCTGATTGTGGATCCGGCCAAACGCGGCCAAGGCTTTGGGCGCTGCTTATGCCAAGCTTTAATGACACAAGCGCGTGCCGATAGCGGCTGCCGTAGGGTAACGCTGCGAGTATTCCGCCACAACAGCGTGGCGGTGGCACTGTATCGCAGCTTGGGTTTTGTGGCCGATGAAACGGCATCGTCCGCCGACTTACTGCTGATGGCCGCCACATAA
- the rpsO gene encoding 30S ribosomal protein S15: MALTVEQKAQIVKDFQRKEGDTGSSEVQVALLTFRINDLTGHFKTNAKDHHSRRGLLKMVSQRRRLLSYLRRTSPDTYRELIGRLGLRK; this comes from the coding sequence ATGGCATTAACCGTAGAACAAAAAGCGCAAATCGTTAAAGATTTCCAACGCAAAGAAGGCGATACCGGCTCTTCTGAAGTGCAAGTTGCTTTGTTGACCTTCCGCATCAACGACTTGACCGGCCACTTCAAAACCAACGCCAAAGACCACCACAGCCGTCGCGGCTTGTTGAAAATGGTGAGCCAACGCCGCCGTTTGCTCAGCTACCTGCGCCGCACCAGCCCGGATACTTACCGTGAGCTGATTGGTCGTTTGGGTCTGCGCAAATAA
- a CDS encoding branched-chain amino acid ABC transporter substrate-binding protein — MKKHVLAILLATAVAGGLAACNKGADTAAGGEGKGDVIRIASGSPLSGGQASAGKDFANGALLAVEEINAAGGVDVGGKKYTLQLVSEDDAGDPKTGATVAQKTADDAAIVAVVGHYNSGVTLVASPIYANAGIPSLTVSTNPDVILKAPKLPDGGTAVFRINAHDGKQGPALATFAHSKGVKKLAVLDDATAYGKGLADQVAKKAQELGIDTSLREAASDKTTDFKALLTKAKAAGVDGIMWGGYDDTGAILTKQARELGMTALILMPDTACTDNYIKLAGAAAEGAICSSTSVPLGKLNGGGNFKTNYEKRFAGQTVQAYSPLTYDAVYVLADAIKQAGSTDKAKIAAAIPKVAHSGLTGTMAFDPDGERKDAEIAILEEKGGKFDVIEMVK; from the coding sequence ATGAAAAAGCATGTTTTGGCTATTTTATTGGCCACTGCCGTGGCGGGTGGCTTGGCCGCTTGCAATAAAGGTGCTGATACCGCAGCGGGCGGCGAAGGCAAAGGCGATGTCATCCGCATTGCTTCAGGCAGCCCCTTGTCTGGCGGCCAAGCCAGTGCCGGTAAAGACTTTGCCAACGGCGCATTGCTGGCGGTCGAGGAAATCAATGCCGCCGGGGGTGTAGATGTGGGCGGCAAAAAATACACCTTGCAATTGGTGTCTGAAGACGATGCGGGTGATCCCAAAACCGGCGCCACCGTGGCGCAAAAAACCGCCGACGATGCCGCAATTGTGGCCGTGGTGGGCCATTACAACTCCGGCGTTACCTTAGTGGCCAGCCCAATTTACGCCAATGCCGGCATTCCCTCGCTCACCGTGAGCACCAATCCCGACGTGATTTTGAAAGCACCGAAACTGCCCGACGGCGGCACCGCGGTATTCCGCATCAATGCGCACGACGGCAAGCAAGGGCCGGCGCTGGCCACTTTTGCCCACAGCAAGGGGGTGAAAAAGCTGGCCGTGCTTGACGACGCCACCGCCTACGGTAAAGGCTTGGCCGACCAAGTAGCTAAAAAAGCCCAAGAGTTGGGCATCGATACCAGCCTGCGCGAAGCCGCTTCCGATAAAACCACCGACTTCAAAGCCCTGCTCACCAAAGCGAAAGCCGCCGGTGTGGACGGCATTATGTGGGGCGGCTATGACGACACCGGTGCCATCCTTACCAAACAAGCCCGCGAGCTGGGCATGACCGCCTTGATTCTGATGCCCGATACTGCCTGTACCGACAACTACATCAAACTGGCTGGTGCCGCTGCCGAAGGCGCCATTTGCTCCTCCACCAGCGTGCCTTTGGGCAAACTGAACGGCGGCGGCAATTTCAAAACCAATTATGAAAAACGCTTTGCCGGCCAAACCGTACAAGCCTATTCACCGCTCACCTACGATGCCGTGTATGTATTGGCCGACGCCATCAAACAAGCCGGTTCCACCGATAAAGCCAAAATCGCTGCTGCCATTCCCAAAGTGGCCCACAGCGGCCTCACCGGCACCATGGCTTTTGATCCCGATGGTGAGCGCAAAGACGCTGAAATTGCCATTTTGGAAGAAAAAGGCGGCAAATTTGATGTGATTGAAATGGTGAAATAA
- a CDS encoding Fur family transcriptional regulator, whose translation MKPNQTPSAKSKIMAQCRHHGTTITALREQVLDIVLHMSGVIKAYHVLAQMQQNSPSSVAPPTAYRALDFWAEHGVLHKIPAVNGYILCSHVQHDCTEHCHEGEHHSAFVLVCTECGAVDEQGMSAEWAALRQRLAGSGFALNEEHIVLTGVCQQCQQTQ comes from the coding sequence ATGAAGCCAAACCAAACACCCAGTGCCAAAAGCAAAATTATGGCGCAATGCCGACACCACGGCACCACCATCACTGCCTTGCGCGAGCAGGTGCTGGATATTGTGCTGCACATGAGCGGCGTTATCAAAGCCTATCACGTGCTGGCGCAAATGCAGCAGAATAGCCCAAGCTCGGTGGCACCGCCCACCGCCTACCGCGCCCTCGATTTTTGGGCCGAGCACGGCGTGTTGCACAAAATCCCCGCGGTGAACGGCTATATTTTGTGCAGCCATGTGCAGCACGACTGCACCGAACACTGCCATGAGGGCGAACACCACAGCGCGTTTGTGCTGGTGTGCACCGAATGCGGTGCGGTAGACGAGCAAGGCATGAGCGCCGAATGGGCGGCCTTGCGCCAACGCTTAGCCGGCAGCGGCTTTGCCTTAAATGAAGAACACATCGTATTAACAGGAGTGTGCCAGCAATGCCAGCAAACGCAGTAA